A genome region from Oxyura jamaicensis isolate SHBP4307 breed ruddy duck chromosome 25, BPBGC_Ojam_1.0, whole genome shotgun sequence includes the following:
- the KIRREL1 gene encoding kin of IRRE-like protein 1 has product MRILFLCLLTLADSYGQAAQTRFVEEPEDQTVVAGQRIVLSCVVLNYSGIVQWTKDGLALGMGQGLKAWPRYRIVGTADSGQYNLEISDAELSDDAVYECQATEAALRSRRAKLTVLIPPEDPTIDGAPEILLRAGTPYNLTCRARSAKPAATIVWYRDGLQQDGAVTTTEVLADGKRETTTSLLAINPTDLDIGRVFSCRSTNEAVPAGKETFVKLNVHHPPTVTLSIQPQTVQEGERVVFTCMATANPEIKGYRWAKGGVIIEEAKENKYDTQVDYTFFTEPVSCEVHNDIGSTNVSTLVDVHFAPRIMVAPKPTVTDIGSDVTLTCMWSGNPPLTLTWTKKESNMVLSNSNQLYLKSVTQADAGQYVCKAIVPRIGVGEREVTLYVNGPPIISSEVVQYAARGDRGKVECFIGSTPPPDRIAWAWKENVLEAGTLERYTVERTNTGSGVLSTLTINNVMEADFQTHYNCTAWNSFGPGTAIIQLEEKEVLPVGIIAGATIGASILVISFLVALACFLYRRRKGSEWGTGMPPMGTGTQKVGRGWMAWGGDVDEDEDGMEMGTGARTRIGIRTGMGHEKREARKREGAGSSPGPPQPPSPPTPPPPSPQDPTNGYYNVRAHEDRPASRTVLYADYRTPGPGRYEARPPSRLSHSSGYAQLNTYSRGPASDYSAEAAAGTGAPPGTAGGETASQLSYENYGGHAAYPAGGGYGGYRLGYGQPPSLERAPYDAYDPMGKYASATRFSYTSQHSDYGQRFQQRMQTHV; this is encoded by the exons CGGCACAGACGCGGTTCGTGGAGGAGCCGGAGGACCAGACCGTGGTGGCCGGCCAGAGGATCGTCCTCTCCTGCGTGGTGCTCAACTACTCCGGGATCGTGCAATGGACCAAAGACGGGCTGgccctggggatggggcagggccTGAAAG CCTGGCCGCGCTACCGCATCGTGGGCACGGCCGACTCGGGCCAGTACAACCTGGAGATCAGCGACGCCGAGCTCTCCGACGACGCCGTCTACGAGTGCCAGGCCACCGAGGCCGCGCTGCGCTCGCGCCGGGCCAAGCTCACCGTGCTCA TCCCCCCCGAGGACCCCACCATCGACGGAGCCCCCGAGATCCTGCTGCGCGCGGGGACGCCGTACAACCTGACGTGCCGGGCGCGCAGCGCCAAGCCCGCCGCCACCATCGTCTGGTACCGGGACGGGCTCCAGCAGGACGGAGCCGTCACCACCACG gaggtgctggctgACGGCAAGCGGGAGACGACGACCAGCCTGCTGGCCATCAACCCCACCGACCTGGACATCGGCAGGGTTTTCTCCTGCCGCAGCACCAACGAAGCCGTCCCGGCGGGGAAGGAAACCTTCGTCAAGCTCAACGTGCACC ATCCCCCGACTGTCACCCTGTCCATCCAGCCCCAGACGGTGCAGGAGGGCGAGCGGGTCGTGTTCACCTGCATGGCCACCGCCAACCCCGAGATCAAGGGCTACAG GTGGGCCAAGGGGGGGGTGATCATCGAGGAGGCCAAGGAGAACAAGTACGACACGCAGGTGGACTACACCTTCTTCACCGAGCCCGTGTCCTGCGAGGTGCACAACGACATCGGCAGCACCAACGTCAGCACGCTGGTGGACGTGCACT TTGCCCCCCGCATCATGGTGGCCCCCAAGCCCACCGTCACCGACATCGGCTCCGACGTGACGCTGACCTGCATGTGGTCCGGCAACCCCCCGCTGACCCTCACCTGGACCAAGAAGGAATCCAACATG GTCCTGAGCAACAGCAACCAGCTGTACCTGAAGTCGGTGACGCAGGCGGACGCGGGGCAGTACGTCTGCAAAGCCATCGTGCCCCGCATCGGCGTGGGCGAGCGCGAGGTCACGCTCTACGTCAACG GGCCCCCCATCATCTCCAGCGAGGTGGTGCAGTACGCGGCGCGCGGCGACCGCGGCAAGGTGGAGTGCTTCATCGGCAGCACGCCGCCGCCGGACCGCATC GCCTGGGCTTGGAAGGAGAACGTTTTGGAGGCAGGGACGCTGGAGCGCTACACGGTGGAGAGGACCAACACGGGCAGCGGGGTCCTGTCCACCCTCACCATCAACAACGTGATGGAGGCCGACTTCCAGACCCACTACAACTGCACCGCCTGGAACAGCTTCGGGCCGGGCACCGCCATCATccagctggaggagaaag AGGTCTTGCCCGTGGGCATCATCGCCGGGGCCACCATCGGGGCCAGCATCCTCGTCATCAGCTTCCTGGTGGCGCTCGCCTGCTTCCTCTACCGGCGTCGGAAAGGGAGTGAGTGGGGGACGGGGATGCCGccgatggggacggggac gcaGAAGGTTGGGAGGGGATGGATGGCATGGGGTGGGGATGTGGACGAGGATGAGGATGGCATGGAGATGGGGACAGGGGCCAGGACAAGAATAGGGATAAGAACAGGAATGGGGCATGAAAAAAGGGAAGCACGGAAGAGGGAAGGAGCCGGGTCCTCGCCCGGCCCACCCCAGccaccctcccctcccacccccccccccccatccccgcaGGACCCCACCAACGGCTACTACAACGTCCGTGCCCACGAGGACCGCCCGGCCTCCCGCACCGTCCTGTACGCCGACTACCGCacgccggggccggggcgctACGAGGCTCGTCCCCCCTCCCGCCTGTCCCACTCGAGCGGCTACGCGCAGCTCAACACCTACAGCCGCGGCCCCGCGTCCGACTACAGCGCCGAGGCGGCCGCGGGCACCGGGGCTCCCCCGGGCACGGCGGGGGGCGAGACGGCCAGCCAGCTCTCCTACGAGAACTACGGGGGTCACGCCGCCTACCCGGCCGGCGGCGGCTACGGCGGCTACCGGCTGGGCTACgggcagccccccagcctgGAGCGGGCGCCCTACGACGCCTACGACCCCATGGGCAAGTACGCCAGCGCCACCCGCTTCTCCTACACCTCCCAGCACTCGGACTACGGGCAGCGCTTCCAGCAGCGGATGCAGACGCACGTctag
- the LOC118178254 gene encoding protein transport protein SEC31-like yields MRVRGGQVWGPGHTGVPARLGRAGTAGQGAFCPPRGGKGKLPLSPPCSPPPPPLPESLLLKYSNDFRCGAGEGEAEIPSGDERAADNEAAKSPALPPPAWPGEAWHGSAQLSTARHGTARHSMAWHGTIWHGTIQHGTARHGTIWHGTIRHGTALHGPAPCTSVSPACALSPRAGCSEPPLPLILQPKPPAAPQTPPAAAREPPAPPGCAPAPGTNPKASPPGSWREPPQPARGIGHPQIPGMGAPQEPVPQDPWTGHPGVLRKGHPALQPLAEPTGTHGDSGMVTAGVPLSHPTRVGITNPHPGVPPAGHGALGMEGGSWGHSDVPATCPPRGSVLGEEREQGQGEGGR; encoded by the exons ATGCGTGTGCGGGGGGGGCAGGTTTGGGGACCCGGGCACACCGGGGTCCCTGCCCGCTTGGGGAGAGCGGGGACAGCGGGGCAAGGGGCATTTTGCCCCCCCCGGGGTGGCAAGGGGAAGCTGCCTCTCTCTCCCCCGTGCTcgcctccccccccacccctccctgAAAGCCTCTTGctaaaatattcaaatgatTTCCGCTGCGGAGCAGGAGAGGGGGAGGCAGAAATCCCTTCTGGGGATGAGCGAGCTGCAGATAACGAAGCCGCTaagtccccagccctgcctccgCCTGCGTGGCCCGGCGAGGCCTGGCACggctcagcacagctcagcacagcacggcacggcacggcacggcacagcatggcatggcatggcacaaTTTGGCATGGCACAAttcagcatggcacagcacggcacggcacgaTTTGGCACGGCACAAttcggcacggcacggccctGCATGGCCCAGCACCATGCACCTCGGTGTCCCCAGCGTGTGCTCTGTCCCCAAGAGCCGGGTGCTCCGAGCCCCCTCTGCCTTTGATCCTGCAGCCAAAGCCCCCGGCAgctccccaaaccccccccgccgcggcccgggagcccccagcaccccccggcTGCGCCCCAGCACCAGGAACCAACCCAAAAGCATCGCCCCCAGGCAGCTGGAgagagcccccccagcccgcacGTGGCATCGGGCATCCCCAAATCCCTGGGATGGGGGCACCCCAGGAGCCGGTACCCCAGGACCCATGGAcggggcaccccggggtgctgagGAAggggcacccagccctgcagcccctcgcAGAGCCCACCGGGACCCACGGTGACTCGGGGATGGTCACTGCCGGTGTCCCCCTGTCACATCCCACCCGCGTGGGCATCACAAACCcccaccccggggtgcccccagccGGCCACGGGGCCCTGGGCATGGAagggggcagctggggacactCGGATGTCCCTGCCACGTG tcccccccgtgGCAGCGTTTTGGGAGAGGAGCgggagcagggacagggggagggagggagataa
- the LOC118178164 gene encoding SLAM family member 9-like produces MEGDLARSGARLPALLLALLGLAPELLFGRARAQPQQVIGILGGSVLLSPALPPSSRVKEIEWSFSAGAGATIQVAEFGPGGFERPDPQDRFKQRLEMLNATALRIGGLELGDSGVYGARIKLHPALVEDQSFNLSVYESVPSPRTRSQLLASTVEWCNLTLQCQGAGKGAVNVTWRRDNGRREPGTDRSQLSPDGTTLRLALQPGTANATYACTVSNPADQKVVLFDLQSICRSGGGQATFSKSGYVVLTLILLAVSLGGAFWCWRLNSEKAADPAATPTVPAEEGPPDPQYAEIVRRSPPEGNDQVRSPREGRALPASEGRGGAFWGGVPITSGSPSERVPGHIGVPISWGPSHAGRRGGSAARGHRGLCILPIPGASGEGRFLSLSPQAPAALEHRDVTQGL; encoded by the exons ATGGAGGGGGACTTGGCCAGGAGCGGAGCCCGGCTGCCCGcgctgctgctggcgctgctCGGCCTCGCGCCAG AGCTCCTCTTCGGCCGAGCCCGggcgcagccccagcaggtGATCGGCATCCTGGGGGGCTCGGTGCTGCTCtccccggcgctgccccccagcagcagggtgaaGGAGATCGAGTGGAGCTTTTCGGCCGGCGCCGGGGCCACGATTCAGGTGGCCGAGTTTGGCCCGGGGGGGTTCGAGCGCCCCGACCCCCAGGACCGCTTCAAGCAGCGGCTGGAGATGCTCAACGCGACGGCGCTGAGGATCGGGGGCCTGGAGCTGGGCGACAGCGGGGTCTACGGGGCGCGGATCAAACTGCACCCGGCGCTGGTGGAGGACCAGTCCTTCAACCTCTCCGTCTACG AGTCGGTGCCGAGCCCCCGGACCcgcagccagctcctggccagcaCGGTGGAGTGGTGCAACCTGACCCTGCAGTGCCAGGGCGCGGGCAAAGGCGCCGTCAACGTCACCTGGAGGAGGGACAACGGGCGGCGGGAGCCGGGCACCGACCGCTCGCAGCTGTCCCCGGACGGCACCACGCTGCGCCTGGCCCTGCAGCCCGGCACCGCCAACGCCACCTACGCCTGCACCGTCAGCAACCCCGCCGACCAGAAGGTCGTCCTCTTCGACCTGCAGAGCATCTGCCGGAGCGGGG GGGGACAGGCGACCTTCTCCAAGTCGGGGTACGTGGTCCTCACCCTCATCCTGCTGGCCGTGAGCCTGGGGGGCGCCTTCTGGTGCTGGCGGCTGAACAGCGAGAAGGCGGCGGACCCAG ctgccaccCCCACGGTGCCGGCCGAGGAGGGTCCCCCCGACCCCCAGTACGCCGAGATCGTGCGCCGGAGCCCCCCGGAAGGTAATGACCAGGTGAGGAGCCCCCGGGAGGGTCGGGCGCTGCCGGCCtcggaggggagggggggggcattctgggggggggtccccatcACTTCGGGGTCCCCATCAGAGCGGGTTCCAGGTCACATCGGGGTCCCCATCTCGTGGGGTCCCAGCCACGCAGGGCGCAGGGGGGGCTCCGCGGCACGGGGCCACCGTGGGCTCTGCATCCTTCCCATCCCGGGGGCGAGCGGGGAGGGca gatttctctccctctccccgcAGGCGCCAGCAGCGCTGGAGCATCGGGACGTAACCCAAGGGCTGTGA